GCGTTTCTTACTGTAGGATCTTTGCTTGACTTTATGGAAGAGTTGCAGCCGTTACACGAAGTAAATGTGAATAACTAACCTTTTAGGAAAGTGGATGAGAGTATGACTTCAATTAAAGTTCACTGTTTAGTGAGTTGTTTTTGTGAAATTATAAAAAGGCGTAGCGATATAGATTTCCGTCCATTTTATTTCGGATTATGGGATGGAGATTTTGATATAACAGAAGGCGGGGTTATTTCTTATCATTCCGAAAACATTAACCATGATAACTACTTACTCTGGTATGAAAAATTGTATGGTATTAAAGTGAACGAATGGTACGATCATTCAAAAGATAAAAGTAGCAATCTAGAAACATTTTTAGAATTAGTAGAAAATAAGCCTGAAAATCGTTACGTAATTGTAATGGTTGACATGTCTTTATTGCCTGAGAGAGAAAATAAGTTTCATCAAAAACCGTTTCCGCATTACTTAATGATATCGAAGACAGAGAAAGAAGAGGAATGGTTCATGCTTGATCCTGATTTTCGCTGGGAAGGGAATATGGAAAGAGAAAAAGTGCTCCATTCTGTTAAAGACAATCCATTTGGTGGAGGTTATTTCATTGATATAGAAGGAATTCAGGAGCCAACACAAGAGATGGTAGAAAGTTATTTCATGGAAACATTCAAAAAAGATGATAATGAATTAACAATGAAATTAAAAGAATTAATAATAAAAATGGTAAATGAAGAGGATGGGTATTCACTTTCCGGG
This Bacillus mycoides DNA region includes the following protein-coding sequences:
- a CDS encoding DUF6005 family protein, coding for MTSIKVHCLVSCFCEIIKRRSDIDFRPFYFGLWDGDFDITEGGVISYHSENINHDNYLLWYEKLYGIKVNEWYDHSKDKSSNLETFLELVENKPENRYVIVMVDMSLLPERENKFHQKPFPHYLMISKTEKEEEWFMLDPDFRWEGNMEREKVLHSVKDNPFGGGYFIDIEGIQEPTQEMVESYFMETFKKDDNELTMKLKELIIKMVNEEDGYSLSGLVTAVKQIPVLAIRKYSYEHAFAYFRETLQYSEREFDYWCDRVEDIVQGFTNVQYRAIKMVMTNDKDMLIPIVEKLNEMNTIELQIKDELEKQFLSWKDMITSQSVLTNTSSLNLR